A genomic region of Zygotorulaspora mrakii chromosome 7, complete sequence contains the following coding sequences:
- the RAD3 gene encoding TFIIH/NER complex ATP-dependent 5'-3' DNA helicase subunit RAD3 (similar to Saccharomyces cerevisiae RAD3 (YER171W); ancestral locus Anc_8.237) encodes MKFYIDDLPVLFPYPKIYPEQYRYMCDIKKTLDAGGNSILEMPSGTGKTVSLLSLTIAYQMHYPEHRKIIYCSRTMSEIEKALVELENLMDYRSRELGFREDFRGLGLTSRKNLCLHPQVSKERKGTVVDEKCRRMTSGQAKRKLESDPDAKVELCEYHENLYDLEVENYIPKGVYSFEKLIRYCEENTLCPYFIVRRMISLCNIIIYSYHYLLDPKIAERVSNEVSKDGIVIFDEAHNIDNVCIESLSLDLTNDVLKRAGKGANALEHRIQEVRKVDSRKLQEEYEKLVQGLHTADILDQGEEPALETPILSEDLLTEAVPGNIRRAEHFVSFLKRLIEYLKTRMKVLHVISETPKSFLQHLKQLTFIDRKPLRFCSERLSLLVRTLEVTEIEDFTALKDIATFATLVSTYEDGFLLIIEPYEIENAAVPNPIMRFTCLDASIAIKPVFERFSSVIITSGTISPLDMYPRMLNFQTVLQKSYAMTLAKKSFLPMIVTKGSDQVAISSRFEIRNDPSIVRNYGSMLVEFAKITPDGMVVFFPSYLYMESIISMWQTMGILDEVWKHKLILVETPDAQETSLALETYRKACSNGRGAILLSVARGKVSEGIDFDHHYGRTVLMIGIPFQYTESRILKARLEFLRENYQIRENDFLSFDAMRHAAQCLGRVLRGKDDYGVMVLADRRFSRKRNQLPKWISQGLSDADLNLSTDMAIANTKQFLRTMAQPTDPKDQEGVSVWRYEELLRHQQEEKSKKINETANGIAYTELDAVADIEMV; translated from the coding sequence ATGAAGTTTTATATAGATGATTTGCCAGTACTGTTTCCCTACCCCAAGATATATCCCGAGCAATATCGGTATATGTGTGATATCAAGAAGACTTTGGACGCTGGCGGAAACAGTATATTAGAAATGCCGTCAGGAACTGGCAAAACTGTTTCGCTGCTATCATTGACAATTGCATATCAGATGCACTATCCGGAGCATCGAAAGATCATATATTGTTCACGTACTATGTCGGAGATCGAAAAAGCCTTAGTAGAGCTGGAGAATTTGATGGACTATAGAAGCAGGGAATTGGGATTTCGTGAGGACTTCCGTGGGCTAGGGTTGACGTCCAGAAAAAATCTATGCCTGCATCCCCAAGTGAGCAAAGAAAGGAAAGGCACTGTGGTAGATGAGAAATGCCGTCGTATGACTAGTGGCCAAGCTAAACGTAAGCTAGAGAGCGATCCAGATGCGAAAGTGGAACTATGTGAGTATCACGAGAATCTTTATGATCTAGAGGTCGAGAATTATATTCCAAAGGGCGTATAttcctttgaaaaactgATTAGGTATTGCGAAGAGAATACCCTCTGTCCATATTTTATCGTTCGTAGAATGATTTCACTTTGTAATATAATCATTTACTCGTACCATTATCTTCTAGATCCAAAAATTGCTGAAAGAGTTTCAAATGAGGTTTCTAAAGATGGTATTGTTATATTCGATGAAGCCCATAACATTGATAACGTGTGCATTGAATCACTTTCTCTAGATTTAACTAATGATGTGCTTAAAAGAGCTGGTAAAGGTGCCAATGCATTAGAACATAGGATACAAGAGGTCCGTAAAGTTGATTCTCGAAAATtacaagaagaatatgaGAAGTTAGTGCAAGGACTACATACTGCAGATATTCTCGATCAGGGAGAAGAACCGGCTCTGGAAACTCCAATATTATCGGAAGATTTGCTGACAGAAGCAGTACCCGGGAATATTAGAAGAGCAGAACATTTCGTGTCTTTCTTAAAAAGATTAATCGAGTATTTAAAAACAAGGATGAAAGTTTTGCATGTCATTTCTGAAACTCCCAAATCTTTTCTGCAACATTTGAAGCAGCTGACGTTCATTGATAGAAAGCCGCTAAGATTTTGCTCCGAACGATTATCGCTTTTAGTCAGAACACTGGAAGTGACAGAAATCGAGGACTTCACTGCTCTAAAAGATATTGCCACCTTTGCAACACTTGTATCCACTTATGAAGACGGTTTTTTATTGATTATTGAGCCgtatgaaattgaaaatgcagcGGTTCCAAATCCAATAATGAGATTTACCTGTTTAGATGCATCAATCGCCATAAAGCCTGTTTTCGAGAGGTTTTCTTCAGTGATTATAACGTCTGGGACCATTTCCCCGTTAGACATGTATCCTAGAATGCTAAATTTTCAGACAGTTTTACAGAAGTCTTACGCTATGACTTTGGccaaaaaatcatttttgcCAATGATCGTTACCAAGGGTTCAGATCAAGTGGCCATATCATCAAGGTTTGAAATTAGAAATGATCCTAGTATTGTTCGTAACTATGGTTCAATGCTGGTAGAGTTCGCAAAAATCACACCAGATGGTatggttgtttttttccCCTCTTATCTATACATGGAAAGTATCATCTCCATGTGGCAAACGATGGGCATACTCGATGAAGTATGGAAACATAAGCTAATTCTTGTTGAAACTCCTGATGCGCAAGAAACTTCGCTTGCGCTAGAAACATACAGAAAGGCTTGTTCCAATGGTAGGGGTGCGATATTATTGTCTGTTGCTCGTGGTAAAGTTTCAGAGGGCATTGATTTCGATCATCATTATGGTAGAACAGTTCTGATGATAGGCATTCCATTTCAGTATACAGAATCTCGTATCTTGAAGGCGCGACTAGAGTTTTTAAGAGAGAATTATCAAATCAGAGagaatgattttctttcttttgatgcTATGAGGCATGCCGCCCAATGCCTGGGTAGAGTCTTAAGAGGTAAAGATGACTACGGCGTAATGGTGCTAGCCGATCGTCGTTTTTCCAGAAAGAGGAATCAGTTGCCCAAATGGATATCACAAGGTCTTTCTGATGCAGACCTCAATTTGTCCACCGATATGGCTATTGCGAATACGAAGCAGTTTTTAAGAACAATGGCTCAACCTACCGATCCGAAAGATCAAGAGGGTGTCTCCGTTTGGCGATATGAAGAACTGCTGCGGCACCAgcaggaagaaaagagcaaaaaaataaatgaaactGCAAACGGCATCGCCTATACTGAGCTTGATGCAGTGGCAGATATTGAGATGGTTTAA
- the MSH6 gene encoding mismatch repair ATPase MSH6 (similar to Saccharomyces cerevisiae MSH6 (YDR097C); ancestral locus Anc_8.235), producing MTTSTMTPKASGSAQKRMKQSTLLSFFSRQPQSSPISSKKVNKGIPESSPTSITKTSKAVPETPREKKAANKLLFVGMDDDMDSSGFVTCNESATMIDDSSKTVITGKDEEKQVRENTGKGEFGDEEEEDESTSFSFSGRTRKKMNYIEDSDDETETSQKSPSISAKKRRIQSFRTDEDDEADYVPDKREQSDEEFMMDATNDEDDDDLLQIVEKASQKTSKRTASFGAPQSTKKSSARRSPLSVSHNKPKHTNFNKQNEERYQWLVDLRDIQRRPVSDPEYDPRTLYIPSSAWNKFTPFEKQYWEIKSKMWDSIVFFKKGKFFELYEKDAALANALFDWKIAGGGRANMQLAGIPEMSFDYWASQFIQYGYKVAKVDQRESMLAKEMREGSKGIVKRELQFVLTSGTLTDANMLQSDLATYCLAIREEAGNFYDLDSEIATNRTDKIFGIAFIDTSTGEVEMIEFEDDGECTKLDTIISQINPKELIMEKNNLSSLAHKIVKFNSAPQALFNYIKGKEEFYDYQRTYDELCSTDPKYFDSFEKWPEVLKSHYDKGRKVGFSAFGGLLYYLRWLRLDQSLISMGNINEYNPIRSQNSLVLDGVTLQNLEIFQNSFDGTDKGTLFKLFNKAITPMGKRMMKKWLMHPLLKKDDINQRLDTVDFLLSNDEVRTELESYLSKIPDLERLLSRVHSGNLKVKDFDKVLQGFETIVKLLNDMKAVELKGALSKYVSAIPDSLFPDVNNWSNAFDRKKALHDGVLVPHKGIEPEFDESLDRIANLEEELNSVLRSYRKQFNTSNIQFKDSGKEIYTIEVPVSVTKLIPSNWMQMAANKATKRYYSDEVRTLARSMAEARETHKVLEEELKGRLCKKFDAHYSTSWMPTIHSIANMDCLLALVRTSECLGYPSCRPTLVDECDDKTHTKLNGFLKFKSLRHPCFNLGTTSSKEFIPNDVELGKDVPQLALLTGANAAGKSTVLRMTCIAVIMAQMGCYVPCEMATLTPVDRIMTRLGANDNIMQGKSTFFVELSETKKILDLATNRSLLVLDELGRGGSSSDGFAIAEGVLHHVATHIQSLGFFATHYATLGNSFIGHPQVKPMKMSILVEEQTRNVTFLYKLLEGRSEGSFGMHVASMCGISKQIVDIAQEAADNFEHTAMLSKEKQKALDKERDITAIMPLGLESDFVRMVYGDGLKNTALGTGEGVQTYDQNIKQNVLGSLLSIVKALGD from the coding sequence ATGACAACATCAACGATGACACCAAAGGCCTCTGGCTCTGCTCAAAAGAGGATGAAACAGTCTACTTTGTTGTCATTCTTCTCAAGACAGCCACAATCATCACCGATCTCGTCCAAAAAGGTAAATAAAGGGATTCCAGAGAGCTCCCCTACATCAATAACGAAGACTTCCAAAGCGGTCCCCGAGACACCTAGAGAAAAGAAGGCTGCAAATAAGCTACTTTTCGTTGGCATGGATGATGACATGGATAGTTCAGGTTTCGTAACATGCAATGAATCCGCTACCATGATCGATGATTCGTCAAAGACAGTGATAACGGGTaaagatgaggaaaagcAGGTAAGGGAAAATACTGGCAAGGGAGAGTTtggtgatgaagaagaggaagacgAAAGTACCAGTTTCTCCTTTAGTGGCAGAACTAgaaagaagatgaattaCATAGAAGACAGTGATGATGAGACTGAAACAAGCCAAAAGTCGCCATCCATATCCgccaagaaaagaagaatccAGTCCTTCAGGACAGATGAGGACGATGAAGCGGATTACGTTCCCGATAAAAGAGAGCAAAGTGATGAGGAATTCATGATGGATGCTACCaatgatgaggatgatgatgatctTCTACAAATCGTCGAAAAGGCTTCTCAGAAAACCTCGAAAAGAACAGCAAGCTTTGGTGCACCTCAAAGTACCAAAAAATCTAGCGCTCGTCGGTCGCCACTCTCTGTTTCACATAATAAGCCTAAGCAcacaaatttcaataagcAAAATGAGGAGAGATATCAATGGCTTGTCGATTTGCGTGACATCCAGAGAAGACCTGTTTCTGATCCAGAGTATGATCCGCGTACCTTATATATACCATCTTCCGCTTGGAACAAGTTCACtccttttgagaaacagtACTGGGaaataaaatcaaagatGTGGGACAGTAtagtatttttcaagaagggaaaattttttgagctTTACGAGAAAGATGCTGCTTTGGCAAACGCTCTATTTGATTGGAAGATTGCGGGCGGTGGTCGTGCTAATATGCAGTTGGCAGGTATTCCAGAGATGTCTTTTGATTATTGGGCTTCTCAATTTATTCAGTATGGCTACAAAGTGGCCAAAGTTGATCAACGCGAATCAATGCTGGCAAAAGAAATGCGAGAAGGTTCTAAAGGTATTgtcaaaagagaattgCAGTTCGTACTAACTTCAGGTACCCTCACAGATGCCAACATGCTTCAATCTGATCTGGCCACGTACTGTTTAGCAATAAGGGAAGAGGCAGGAAATTTTTATGATTTAGACAGCGAAATTGCTACCAACAGGACGgataaaatatttggaatCGCCTTCATTGATACATCTACCGGTGAGGTGGAAATGATTGAATTTGAGGATGATGGTGAATGTACAAAACTTGATACTATTATTTCGCAAATAAATCCTAAAGAACTaataatggaaaaaaataaccTGAGTAGCCTAGCGCACAAAATCGTGAAATTTAATTCAGCTCCCCAGGCACTTTTTAATTACATCAAAgggaaagaagaattttatGATTACCAGAGAACTTATGATGAATTATGTTCCACAGACCCTAAATACTTCGACTCATTCGAAAAGTGGCCAGAAGTTCTAAAATCCCATTATGACAAAGGGAGAAAAGTAGGCTTTAGTGCTTTCGGGGGACTATTATACTATCTACGATGGTTAAGACTCGATCAAAGTCTTATTTCTATGGGTAATATAAATGAGTACAATCCCATTAGATCTCAaaattccttggttttaGACGGTGTAACTTTGCAGAATCTggaaatatttcaaaactcCTTTGATGGGACGGATAAAGGAACATTgttcaaattattcaataaAGCAATCACTCCAATGGGAAAaaggatgatgaaaaaatggttaATGCAtcctcttttgaaaaaggatGATATAAATCAGAGATTAGATACTGTAGATTTTCTCTTATCTAATGATGAGGTTCGCACAGAATTAGAATCTTATCTCTCGAAAATTCCAGACCTTGAGAGACTTCTTTCAAGGGTTCACTCtggaaatttgaaagttaAGGATTTCGATAAGGTGCTCCAAGGATTTGAAACAATTGTAAAATTGCTGAATGATATGAAGGCAGTCGAACTCAAGGGTGCTCTGTCAAAGTATGTCTCAGCAATACCCGATAGCCTTTTCCCAGATGTTAATAATTGGTCTAACGCATTTGATCGTAAAAAAGCTTTACATGACGGCGTTCTTGTTCCACACAAAGGGATTGAACCAGAATTCGATGAATCTCTTGACAGAATCGCTAATTTGGAGGAGGAATTGAACAGCGTTTTGAGGAGCTACAGAAAGCAGTTCAATACTTCCAATATTCAGTTTAAAGACtctggaaaagaaatatataCTATAGAGGTTCCCGTTTCTGTTACCAAACTTATCCCATCCAACTGGATGCAAATGGCAGCAAACAAGGCCACAAAAAGGTATTATTCTGACGAGGTTCGCACTCTAGCAAGATCAATGGCTGAAGCACGTGAAACTCACAAAGTGCTAGAGGAGGAGCTTAAAGGTCGTTtatgcaaaaaatttgatgctCATTACAGTACAAGCTGGATGCCAACAATACATTCTATTGCTAATATGGATTGCTTATTGGCACTTGTCCGTACTTCGGAGTGCTTGGGTTACCCATCATGCAGACCAACGTTAGTTGACGAGTGCGATGATAAAACACATACCAAGTTGAATggtttcttgaaattcaaatccCTTAGACATCCGTGTTTCAATCTAGGGACTAcatcatcaaaagaattcatACCCAACGATGTTGAACTTGGCAAGGATGTGCCTCAATTAGCTTTACTCACGGGTGCAAATGCCGCTGGAAAGTCCACTGTTTTGAGAATGACATGCATAGCTGTCATTATGGCACAAATGGGTTGCTATGTCCCTTGCGAAATGGCGACACTAACACCGGTAGACAGAATAATGACTCGTTTAGGAGCTAATGACAATATAATGCAAGGTAAATCTACGTTCTTTGTAGAACTTTCCGAAACCAAGAAAATTCTGGATCTTGCAACAAACAGGTCTTTGCTTGTTTTGGACGAGCTTGGAAGAGGCGGTTCTTCTAGTGATGGCTTTGCAATAGCTGAAGGTGTTTTACATCACGTTGCTACTCACATTCAAAGTTTAGGTTTTTTTGCAACACATTACGCAACACTGGGGAACAGTTTTATTGGTCATCCTCAGGTAAAGCCAATGAAAATGAGTATTCTGGTAGAAGAGCAAACAAGAAATGTCACCTTTTTATACAAGTTATTAGAGGGCAGAAGTGAAGGGTCATTTGGAATGCATGTTGCATCAATGTGTGgtatttcaaaacagaTTGTAGACATTGCACAGGAGGCAGCAGATAATTTCGAACATACGGCCATGTTATCGaaggaaaaacaaaaagctTTAGACAAGGAACGCGATATCACAGCAATTATGCCATTGGGTTTGGAAAGTGACTTTGTAAGAATGGTTTACGGGGATGGACTGAAAAATACAGCATTAGGAACTGGTGAAGGTGTTCAAACATATGATCAAAACATTAAACAGAACGTCCTGGGTAGCTTATTAAGCATCGTTAAAGCTCTCGGTGATTAA
- the ADK2 gene encoding adenylate kinase ADK2 (similar to Saccharomyces cerevisiae ADK2 (YER170W); ancestral locus Anc_8.236), with product MVSHKLYKPLRLLILGAPGSGKGTQTSRLLKRFPQLNSISSGDMLRQQIKEGTKLGSLAASYVLNGELLPDNLITRVVVSHLDQTGWLVPSANWLLDGFPRTAEQAKMLGGELSKVHCNLNLVVELDVPHDIILKRIENRFVHIPSGRIYNLEYNPPKVPGKDDVTGEPLSKRPDDNPEVFSKRLREYARTMAPLREFYAMKDILKTVSGETSDIIFPKLCKLIEEGKY from the coding sequence ATGGTATCACACAAGCTATATAAGCCATTGAGGCTCCTGATCTTAGGTGCCCCTGGTTCTGGGAAAGGTACACAGACATCCAGGCTGCTCAAAAGATTTCCACAGCTCAATTCGATATCCTCTGGTGATATGTTGCGACAACAAATAAAGGAGGGTACAAAGCTCGGATCTTTGGCAGCCTCCTACGTGCTGAATGGAGAGCTATTACCGGACAACTTGATCACACGAGTAGTAGTCTCGCACTTGGACCAAACCGGGTGGCTGGTACCCAGTGCTAACTGGCTTCTTGACGGTTTTCCACGCACAGCAGAACAGGCCAAAATGCTTGGTGGGGAACTATCGAAGGTGCATTGCAACTTAAATCTAGTGGTAGAATTGGATGTTCCCCACGATATCATATTAAAAAGGATTGAAAATCGATTTGTACACATTCCAAGCGGTAGGATATACAACCTGGAGTACAATCCTCCCAAGGTTCCCGGTAAGGACGACGTAACGGGCGAGCCTTTATCGAAACGGCCCGATGATAACCCAGAGGTGTTTAGCAAGAGATTAAGAGAGTACGCAAGAACTATGGCACCTTTAAGAGAATTTTACGCAATGAAagacattttgaaaactgtTTCGGGGGAAACGTCCGACattatttttccaaagctGTGCAAGCTGATCGAGGAGGGCAAATACTGA
- a CDS encoding uncharacterized protein (similar to Saccharomyces cerevisiae GIS1 (YDR096W) and RPH1 (YER169W); ancestral locus Anc_8.234) yields MSECSPSEVVNGVPVFRPSFEQFEDFYRFVSSINKYGMQSGIVKIVPPKKWLEMLETPPSVQTLHSIKIRQPIQQHISGSHGVFVVQNIERNKTYNIIQWKDISRDYKAPDNNSNSNNGNNNGNSSSNNGSGNRNNGDTKDAGSQKSTKIKLKNHEDFTVDDFEEFKKNFNVDNLTEFQDPKRLESLESYYWKTLNFTPPMYGADTLGTVFPENLKIWNVSKLPNLLDEMDQQLPGVNNSYLYAGLWKASYAWHLEDQDLYSINYIHFGAPKQWYSIAQQDHEKFYRFMKDQFPLDSSNCSEFLRHKMYLASPKLLEKNGIRCNKIVHYEKEFIITFPYGYHAGFNYGYNLAESVNFALEEWLEIGTKAKKCLCVDDAVGIDVSKLSSKWNSIKLEKVQNSPQNAPVRPHTSDLVNSRQSSQLSDTSDQDPRIKNFGELLNHSSQELQHIEDNKNLPMLNSINRLQSSSIRSTTPNPGQYFNMNQTISRISSPLLSRMMDLSNIVEPTLEDPTLKFKKKSMNPPLQQNNNTLAINGNSTVPSPNINGRINSYVLNGADSSTNMTSIGVTSSNPPSALLGDHEDNMLALSLASLANSGASSPRLNLPALDSPIEHANSGTSANNSANKNNSTFEKNNMQSSGIVSPKPSYSPNPLSYYPTTSSKPYNGSVPLAPLSPTTSNLPFIKKLKSPNIVTLNISRESSRSPVSFSSDYRSPLAANNPLNYSSGVTSTLNQVHTVNNNSTSSSGTAESPSPNIPEAKRPKLESKYSSGGNVNKQRQFVQTSSTSPTQPSKFSSSEILISENGKVYVCQECKRQFSSGHHLTRHKKSVHSGEKPYSCPKCGKKFKRRDHVLQHLNKKIPCTQEGDGVPTASKKKIQTPQVEQAGTVIEQN; encoded by the coding sequence ATGAGTGAATGTTCTCCCTCGGAGGTAGTGAACGGGGTGCCTGTATTTAGGCCGTCGTTCGAGCAGTTCGAGGATTTCTATAGGTTCGTGTCGTCCATTAACAAGTACGGAATGCAGAGTGGGATAGTCAAGATTGTTCCGCCGAAAAAATGGCTCGAGATGTTGGAAACGCCGCCTAGCGTGCAGACTTTACACAGCATTAAGATCAGACAACCGATCCAACAACACATCAGCGGATCACATGGAGTGTTTGTGGTTCAGAACATCGAAAGGAATAAAACTTACAATATTATACAGTGGAAAGACATATCACGTGACTACAAGGCACCCGATAACAACAGTAATAGTAATAATGGTAATAATAACGGAAATAGTAGTAGTAACAACGGTAGCGGCAATCGCAATAACGGAGACACTAAGGATGCAGGGAGTCAAAAGAGTACCAAGATAAAACTGAAAAACCATGAGGATTTTACAGTCGACGATTTCGAGGAGTTcaagaaaaacttcaacGTCGATAATTTAACAGAATTTCAGGATCCCAAAAGGTTGGAAAGCCTAGAGTCATACTATTGGAAAACGTTAAACTTTACGCCACCAATGTATGGAGCAGATACCCTTGGAACAGTTTTTccagaaaatttgaaaatttggaatGTTTCCAAATTGCCCAATCTTCTAGATGAGATGGACCAGCAACTGCCAGGTGTTAATAATTCGTATCTGTATGCCGGGTTGTGGAAGGCTTCCTATGCATGGCATTTGGAGGACCAAGATCTTTATTCCATAAACTATATTCATTTTGGCGCACCAAAGCAATGGTACTCTATCGCTCAACAAGatcatgaaaaattttacaGGTTCATGAAAGACCAATTTCCTCTGGATTCGTCAAACTgttctgaatttttgagacACAAGATGTATTTGGCTTCACCAAAATTattagaaaaaaatggaatacGATGTAATAAAATTGTTCACTACGAAAAGGAGTTTATTATTACTTTTCCTTATGGTTACCATGCAGGTTTTAATTATGGCTATAATTTGGCCGAATCAGTCAATTTTGCATTAGAAGAATGGTTGGAAATTGGAACGaaggcaaaaaaatgtttatGTGTCGATGATGCGGTTGGAATCGATGTTAGTAAACTCTCCTCAAAATGGAATAGCatcaaattggaaaaagtGCAAAATTCGCCTCAAAATGCTCCTGTCAGACCTCATACTTCAGATTTGGTAAATTCAAGGCAGTCTTCTCAGCTTTCTGACACGAGTGATCAGGATCCaagaatcaagaattttggTGAATTATTGAATCATAGCTCTCAGGAGCTACAGCATATTGAGGATAATAAGAACTTACCAATGTTGAACTCAATAAATCGACTGCAAAGTAGTTCAATACGGTCGACAACTCCCAATCCAGGTcaatatttcaatatgAATCAAACGATAAGTAGAATCTCATCTCCCCTTTTGTCGAGGATGATGGACCTTTCGAATATAGTTGAGCCAACCTTGGAAGACCCTACgttgaaattcaaaaaaaaatcgatgAATCCTCCACTGCAACAGAATAACAATACATTGGCAATTAACGGTAACAGCACGGTGCCTTCTCCAAATATTAATGGAAGGATTAATTCTTATGTTTTGAATGGAGCGGATTCTAGCACTAATATGACGTCAATTGGTGTCACGTCATCAAATCCTCCCTCAGCATTGTTGGGTGATCACGAGGATAATATGTTAGCATTAAGTTTAGCATCTCTGGCAAACAGTGGTGCTTCTTCGCCAAGGCTAAATCTTCCGGCATTAGATTCGCCAATAGAACATGCGAATTCAGGTACTTCTGCCAATAACAGCGCTAATAAGAACAATAGTACTTTCGAAAAGAATAACATGCAATCTTCAGGGATCGTTTCCCCAAAACCGTCGTATAGTCCAAATCCCCTTTCGTATTACCCTACGACTTCTTCTAAACCCTATAATGGGTCGGTTCCGCTGGCACCATTATCACCAACAACATCGAATTTGCCGTTTATTAAGAAACTAAAATCACCAAATATAGTAACGTTGAATATTTCGAGGGAATCTTCACGAAGTCCGGTTTCTTTTAGCAGCGATTACCGTTCTCCTCTTGCAGCAAATAATCCTTTGAATTACTCTTCTGGTGTTACTTCGACATTGAACCAAGTTCATACTGTTAATAACAATAGCACTAGCAGCAGCGGAACTGCTGAATCACCGTCACCAAATATACCAGAGGCAAAGCGACCCAAATTGGAAAGCAAATATTCATCTGGAGGTAACGTAAACAAGCAGAGACAATTCGTTCAAACTTCTTCGACAAGTCCAACACAAccttcaaagttttcttcaagtgaaattttgatatctgaGAATGGCAAGGTATATGTTTGCCAAGAGTGTAAAAGACAGTTTTCTTCAGGGCATCATCTAACAAGGCATAAAAAATCTGTACATTCAGGAGAGAAACCGTACTCTTGTCCAAAATGtggtaaaaaattcaaaagaagagatcATGTTCTGCAGCATTTGAACAAGAAGATTCCCTGTACGCAAGAAGGGGACGGAGTACCAACGgcatcaaagaaaaagattcaaaCTCCACAAGTGGAACAAGCTGGGACAGTAATAGAGCAAAATTAG